The following proteins are encoded in a genomic region of Dictyoglomus sp. NZ13-RE01:
- a CDS encoding lipid A ABC transporter permease/ATP-binding protein: MNYLDEQEILGKAYDARLMRRLLRYAKPHFKGIIFALILILILTLLKLINPYIVKGAIDNSINPFVTINLNGKEEKVYIINGNRRSFISNKDWDYLVRNYPIKRLDKDFYILEKDLNKMSYRDRKILRAWDFNYLKKSALLYFLVIILIFLLTYIQVYILQLTSQKIIYDLRKDIFSHVLRLPVSFFDRNPVGRIVTRIANDPETLQEMYNSVITSVVVDVFLILGLSIFMFILNWKLASIVVLSLPIVGYMSFIFRKYARKAYRDFRIQLARINAYLAEHISGIKITQLFSRELENEKEFRVINNALLGAQLRFIFVNAVFRPLVSALGSFVTAFLIYSGGLQILRNEISFGMLFLFISYLDTFFRPIQDLAEKYDILQNAMASSERIFMLLDEPITIKSPKNPIRLNKVKGKVEFRNVWFAYDKEWVLKDISFVIEPGEKVAFVGHTGAGKTSIINLITRFYDIQKGEILIDDINIKDLSLEDLRKNISIVLQDVHLFATDILHNIRLNRDDIPEEKVRESARLVNAEDFILKLPQGYKTPVQERGATLSAGQRQLIAFARALVFDPKILILDEATANIDTETERLIQDALEKLIRGRTSIIIAHRLSTIKNVDTIYVLHKGKIVEKGNHQELIRQKGLYYHLYQLQNLNVKV; this comes from the coding sequence ATGAATTACTTGGATGAGCAGGAAATATTGGGTAAGGCTTATGATGCACGTTTAATGAGGAGACTCTTAAGATACGCAAAGCCTCATTTTAAAGGTATAATTTTTGCTCTCATTCTTATATTAATTCTAACTCTATTAAAATTAATTAATCCTTATATAGTGAAGGGTGCTATTGATAATAGTATAAATCCCTTTGTAACCATTAATTTAAATGGCAAAGAGGAAAAGGTTTATATCATTAATGGAAATAGAAGATCTTTTATTAGTAATAAAGACTGGGATTACTTAGTAAGGAATTATCCTATAAAGAGATTAGATAAAGATTTTTATATTCTTGAAAAGGATCTAAACAAAATGTCATATAGGGATAGAAAAATATTAAGGGCATGGGACTTTAACTATTTAAAAAAATCTGCCCTTTTATACTTTCTTGTAATAATACTAATTTTTCTTTTAACTTATATTCAGGTTTATATACTCCAGTTAACCTCTCAGAAAATTATTTATGATCTTAGAAAAGACATATTCTCACATGTTCTAAGGCTTCCTGTAAGTTTTTTTGATAGAAATCCTGTAGGAAGGATTGTCACAAGAATTGCTAATGATCCTGAGACTCTTCAGGAGATGTACAATTCTGTTATAACCAGTGTGGTTGTAGATGTATTTCTTATTTTAGGGCTATCCATTTTTATGTTTATATTAAATTGGAAGCTTGCATCTATTGTAGTTTTATCTCTTCCTATAGTGGGATATATGAGCTTTATTTTTAGAAAGTATGCCAGAAAAGCTTATAGAGATTTTAGAATTCAGTTGGCAAGGATTAATGCATATCTTGCGGAGCATATATCAGGAATAAAAATCACTCAGCTTTTTTCCAGAGAGTTAGAAAATGAAAAGGAATTTAGGGTTATAAATAATGCTTTATTAGGAGCACAATTAAGGTTTATTTTTGTAAATGCTGTTTTTCGTCCTTTAGTAAGTGCTTTAGGTAGTTTTGTTACTGCATTTTTGATATATTCAGGTGGTCTGCAGATATTAAGGAATGAGATCAGTTTTGGTATGCTTTTCTTGTTTATCTCTTATTTAGATACATTTTTTAGACCTATTCAGGATTTAGCAGAAAAGTATGATATATTACAAAATGCTATGGCATCTTCAGAAAGGATATTTATGCTTTTAGATGAGCCAATAACGATAAAATCTCCTAAAAATCCTATTAGATTGAATAAGGTAAAAGGAAAGGTAGAATTTAGGAATGTGTGGTTTGCATATGATAAAGAGTGGGTTTTGAAGGATATTTCTTTTGTTATTGAGCCTGGAGAAAAGGTGGCTTTTGTGGGACACACTGGAGCAGGTAAAACATCTATAATAAACTTGATAACAAGGTTTTATGATATTCAAAAAGGAGAGATATTGATTGATGACATAAATATTAAAGATTTAAGTTTGGAGGATCTACGCAAAAATATAAGTATTGTTCTTCAGGATGTGCATCTCTTTGCTACGGATATTCTTCACAATATTAGACTAAATAGAGATGATATACCTGAGGAGAAGGTAAGGGAGTCTGCAAGATTAGTAAATGCAGAAGATTTCATTCTTAAGCTACCTCAAGGATATAAAACACCTGTACAGGAGAGAGGAGCTACTTTATCTGCAGGTCAAAGACAGCTTATTGCTTTTGCAAGAGCTTTGGTTTTTGATCCAAAAATTTTAATACTGGATGAGGCAACAGCAAACATTGATACAGAAACAGAAAGACTAATTCAGGATGCTTTAGAAAAGTTAATACGTGGAAGGACTAGTATCATAATTGCTCACAGACTATCTACTATTAAAAATGTTGATACAATATATGTACTTCATAAAGGGAAAATTGTAGAAAAAGGAAATCATCAGGAACTCATCAGGCAAAAGGGACTCTATTATCATTTATACCAATTACAAAATTTAAATGTGAAAGTATAA
- a CDS encoding multidrug ABC transporter ATP-binding protein produces MKKPLLRHIKKFLWEHKWDYTRGIICLLLADIFQLITPRFLGWGVDNLRKGLLGVKEIIIYSFILILFALLTALFRFFWRMSIIPTSRKLEAKIRDKYFSHLQKLSVNYFNYHKTGELMALATNDLNAVREMFGFGVVMFFDSLFMGIISLFFLFSINVKLTLYLALILPLITFSMSFFGRITHQRFKDVQESFAILTDKAEETVAGIRVVKAYVQEEGELKNFLNKAKDLLEKNIRLVRVWGFMYPSIEFLAGLCVLIIFYFGGMAVFSGDITLGDFIAFNGYIGLLIWPMMAIGQVVNTLQRGRASLERISEVLDEIPEIRDSKDSIYKEKIIGEIKFEHVYFKYHGSNRWVLEDINFEVYPGKILGITGPVGSGKTTIVNLIPRLFDIQKGEIYIDDIPIKKLSLSCLRKSIGFVPQDSFLFSDTIANNIRFGNPNISDEEIKKLIEIVALDDDLKDFPQGLETMVGERGITLSGGQKQRISLARALALNPSILILDDALSAVDAHTEKRILANLRDIRKDKTLIIIAQRLSVIQDADEILVLKEGRIIERGNHEKLMKIGGFYAKLYEEQRLESRLEEDFQ; encoded by the coding sequence ATGAAGAAGCCTTTATTGAGACATATAAAAAAGTTTTTGTGGGAACATAAGTGGGATTATACTCGAGGGATAATCTGTCTCTTATTAGCAGATATTTTTCAACTTATAACTCCAAGGTTTTTAGGATGGGGTGTTGATAATCTAAGGAAAGGTTTATTAGGAGTAAAAGAAATCATCATATATTCTTTTATACTAATTCTTTTTGCATTATTAACCGCTTTATTTAGATTCTTTTGGAGGATGTCTATAATCCCTACCTCAAGAAAATTAGAAGCTAAGATTAGAGATAAATATTTTTCTCATCTACAAAAATTATCTGTGAATTATTTTAATTACCACAAAACAGGAGAACTTATGGCTTTAGCTACAAACGATCTCAATGCAGTTAGAGAAATGTTTGGTTTTGGAGTAGTAATGTTTTTTGATTCCTTATTTATGGGTATAATCAGCTTATTTTTTCTATTTAGTATTAATGTAAAACTTACATTATACTTAGCTTTAATTCTTCCCCTCATTACCTTCTCTATGAGCTTTTTTGGTAGAATAACTCATCAAAGGTTTAAAGATGTTCAAGAAAGTTTTGCTATATTAACAGATAAGGCGGAAGAAACAGTGGCAGGTATAAGAGTTGTAAAAGCTTATGTGCAAGAAGAAGGAGAATTGAAAAATTTTCTAAATAAAGCTAAGGATTTATTGGAGAAAAATATTAGATTAGTTAGAGTTTGGGGGTTTATGTATCCATCTATAGAGTTCTTGGCAGGTTTATGTGTACTTATCATATTCTATTTTGGAGGAATGGCTGTTTTTTCAGGTGATATTACTTTAGGAGATTTTATTGCCTTTAATGGATACATAGGGCTTCTTATATGGCCTATGATGGCAATAGGGCAAGTAGTCAATACATTACAAAGAGGAAGAGCTTCCTTAGAGCGTATAAGTGAAGTTTTAGATGAGATACCTGAGATTAGAGATAGCAAGGATTCTATTTATAAGGAAAAAATAATTGGAGAAATAAAATTTGAGCATGTTTACTTTAAATATCATGGTAGTAATAGATGGGTATTAGAGGACATAAATTTTGAAGTTTATCCTGGCAAAATTTTAGGTATAACAGGTCCTGTAGGTTCTGGAAAAACTACCATTGTTAATTTAATTCCTCGTCTATTTGATATACAAAAGGGAGAGATTTATATTGATGACATACCTATAAAAAAATTGTCTTTGAGTTGTCTTAGAAAAAGTATAGGTTTTGTTCCCCAAGACAGTTTTCTATTTTCTGATACTATTGCTAATAATATACGTTTTGGGAATCCAAATATATCTGATGAGGAAATAAAAAAATTGATTGAGATAGTAGCTTTGGATGATGATCTAAAAGATTTCCCTCAGGGATTAGAAACCATGGTGGGTGAAAGAGGAATTACACTATCAGGAGGTCAAAAACAAAGAATTTCTTTGGCAAGAGCTTTGGCATTAAATCCATCCATATTGATTTTAGATGATGCTTTATCTGCTGTGGATGCTCATACAGAGAAAAGGATTCTGGCAAACTTAAGAGATATTAGAAAAGACAAAACTTTAATTATCATTGCCCAAAGGCTCTCTGTTATTCAGGATGCTGATGAGATTTTGGTTTTAAAAGAAGGAAGAATAATTGAGAGAGGAAATCATGAGAAGCTAATGAAAATTGGTGGATTTTATGCCAAATTATATGAAGAGCAAAGATTGGAATCGAGATTGGAGGAAGACTTTCAATGA